The proteins below come from a single Anaerotignum faecicola genomic window:
- a CDS encoding DNA cytosine methyltransferase encodes QYLIKDIFLRMLKPEELKKMQGFPEDYILNRDIEGKPYPVGEQVARIGNSVVPIMAQALVSANCPYLKVGERMPNMRIDDSKEQLRFA; translated from the coding sequence ACAGTATCTCATAAAAGATATCTTTCTCCGTATGTTAAAACCGGAAGAACTTAAGAAAATGCAAGGGTTCCCGGAGGATTATATACTTAATCGGGATATTGAGGGCAAGCCGTACCCGGTCGGGGAACAGGTGGCGCGGATCGGGAATAGCGTGGTGCCGATAATGGCTCAGGCGCTCGTATCTGCAAATTGTCCGTATCTGAAAGTAGGCGAGAGAATGCCGAACATGAGGATAGACGATAGCAAGGAGCAGCTGCGGTTTGCTTAA